The sequence GCAGCTAACAGAGCAGATGTGCCAAGAATATGATCTGATTTTAGTCATGGAGAAAGGGCACATTTCAGCAGTGACAGATATTGCTCCAACGGCGCGAGGGAAAACCATGTTGTTGGGGCATGGATTGGACCAAAAGAGATTCCTGACCCGTATCGGCAAAGCAAAGAAAGCGTTTGATTTTGCTTATCAGTTGATTGATCAGGCGTCATCAGCATGGGTTGAAAATTAAAGTAAATACGGTGGGATAAGGGCGGAATTTCGTCATTTATCTTTAATGTTTAAAACGACGTTGCACTGTCAGGAAGGTGTAGAGACTCCTTGCTGCTCGCGGATTGTCGCAAAAAAATAATGCAAATTTATGACTCAGACTTCTAAAACTGTCGCAGCACCAAGTGATGAAATCGATCTCAGCAAATTAATCGGCATTTTGTTTGATGCGAAGTGGCTTCTTGTTGCTGTAACCTTCGCATCCGCATTGGTTGGTGTAGCGATTGCTTTGTTATCACCCCAATCTATAAGGCTGATGCGCTCATTCAAATTGAAGAAAAAAGCTCTGTGGCATTTCAGCCATGGTGGGGATATGGGCGAGCTATTTTCTCAAGAGTCTTCTGCGACCACTGAAATTGAAATAATTAAATCGCGGATGATTCTAGGAGACACGGTCGATAAGTTCAATTTAACGACAGTCGTTTCAGCAGACTATATGCCGCTCATTGGCAAGGCTTGCGCGCTTATCGGGACAAGCTGCATATTTCAAATCAGTCGATATGAGCAACCAAAACAAGGCTATATCGCAGCGAATGCGGTGAATAAATTATCGTCACCGATGCACAACAGCAACACTACAAGCTTGTTGATCAACATGGGCAAACACTTCTCTCAGGCCGAGTCGGAGAGCTTGCTAAGGGGCAGGCTATCAACTATTTATCTCGGCGCTCACAGCTCAAACAGGTAATGAGTTTTCTATACACAAGCAAAGCAAGCTAGAAGCGATTCAATGGCTCAGCAGCATTTATCTGTGAGTGAAAGAGGAAAGCAAACTGGGATTTTGGCATTAAGTTTTACCGGTGAGAACCGTCTTTTAATTACCGCAATACTCAATGACATCGCAGAAAATTACTTTCTACAAAACGTTGAGCGAAACTCAGCAGAAGCGGAGAAAACCTGACTTTTCTACAAGGACACCTACCTGATATTCATCGCAATTGACAGGTGCTGAAGATAGTTTGAATACACTATCGGCAAGAGAACGAGTCAGTGGATTTGGGGTTAGAAGCAGAACTCAGCCCTTAAAGTGATGGTTGAGCTTGAAGCACAACTGAATGAATTGACCTTTAAAGAAGCGAAATTAGCCAGCGTTTTACCAAAGATCATCCAGCCTATCGCGCACTGCTTGATAAGCGACAAACGCTACTAGGGGAAAAAGAGCGGCTTAACAAAGAAATTCAAAAATTACCAAAAACACAACGAGAGGTACTCAGTCTTACGCGCGACGTTGAGGTGATCAGCAAATTTATATTCAACTGCTAAATAAAGTGCAAGAACTCAACATCATTAAAGCTGGCACTGTCGGAAATGTTCGAATTCTCGATAACGCCGAGTCCTATGCAAAGCCAGTGAAGCCAAAAAAAGCATTAATTGTCATTTTGGCAACATTATTGGGCAGCATGTTAAGCGTTGCTTATTTCTGAATTCGAGCAGCGTTACATAAAGGTGTAGAACACCTGAAGAGATTGAACAACTCGGCTTGTCTGTTTTTGCCAGTGTACCGAAATCACAGATGCAATCAAAATTGCAGAAGCTCTGAATAACAAGTACAAAACGACGAAGTAGTGAGTTACAGCTGCTGGCTGAAACAAATGCAGCAGATTTATCGTTGAAGCATTGCGAGGTCTTCGTACCAGCTTGCACTTTGCAATGCTCGAGCAAAAAATAATGTGGTGATGATTTCAGGGCCCGCACCAAGTATCGGTAAATCTTTTGTCTCCAGTAATTTTGCAGCAGTGACTGCAAAAACAGGACAAAAAATTT comes from Vibrio stylophorae and encodes:
- a CDS encoding Wzz/FepE/Etk N-terminal domain-containing protein; this translates as MTQTSKTVAAPSDEIDLSKLIGILFDAKWLLVAVTFASALVGVAIALLSPQSIRLMRSFKLKKKALWHFSHGGDMGELFSQESSATTEIEIIKSRMILGDTVDKFNLTTVVSADYMPLIGKACALIGTSCIFQISRYEQPKQGYIAANAVNKLSSPMHNSNTTSLLINMGKHFSQAESESLLRGRLSTIYLGAHSSNR
- a CDS encoding GNVR domain-containing protein, translated to MQELNIIKAGTVGNVRILDNAESYAKPVKPKKALIVILATLLGSMLSVAYF